In Planctomonas sp. JC2975, the genomic stretch TGCGGTGCGCGACGCGGTCGACCGCGTGGACGGACTCGAGGTGACCGGCTCCTGGCTGACCGGGACGGGACTCGCCTCGGTGGTGCCGGACGCGCGCAAGGCGGCCGAACGCGTCCGCGCACTACGCTGGAAGACGCTGACCGACACAGCCGGGACCGACGCAGACGGGCCCGGTGAAGACGCAACCGACAAGAACTGACCGCGCGGCCCGGTCCGACACAGGGCCGAACGCGGCAAGGGTGGGGGCACCATGAAGGGCAAGGTTCTCTTCGTCGTCGGGCTGGGGGTCGGGTACGTTCTCGGCACCCGCGCCGGACGAGAGCGGTACGAGCAGATCAAGTCAGCTGCGCAGCGGGTGTGGGAATCTCCGACCGTGCAGAAGCAGGTGCACACGGTTCAGAACTACGCGGCCGATCGCATCGGCGACCTGGGCACGGTCGTGACGGACGGCCTCAAGCGGGTCGTGACCAATTCGGACGGATCGCGGAGCAGCGCTGCCAGGTCGTCCGCATCCGGCA encodes the following:
- a CDS encoding YtxH domain-containing protein, with amino-acid sequence MKGKVLFVVGLGVGYVLGTRAGRERYEQIKSAAQRVWESPTVQKQVHTVQNYAADRIGDLGTVVTDGLKRVVTNSDGSRSSAARSSASGTRSGSARSGSSRSGSSASKSGSAKASGSGSSGSKSSGGKSSGAKSGGGSASKSSGSGSGSSGSDGQAS